DNA sequence from the Trueperaceae bacterium genome:
TGGCGACGTCGCCGACTAGGCGATTCGTCGTAAAGCAAATAGTGACAACGGACCGATGATCACGAGGCGTGTCGTACCATCTCTTGCCGTTGCCCGGGATTTGTATCCCCGCACCCTCTTCGATTACATCAGCAGTGGGAGGCCGCCGCAAAGATGCCTCGGTACCGGAGAGCCCGGTACCGATGTCACTTCTCTGCGACGCCGCACCCAATCTCGGCTCAGTGCGGCACCTCGAAGCCGGCGTGCCCGCTCTCCGCGTAGTACCCCTCGATCTCGTTGGGGATGCTGGACACGTCGTCGACGACCTTGAAGAGCCCCAGATCCGCCTCCGAAACGGCGCCTTCCCGCAGGAGGGTGCCATTTATCCATTGCAACAGTCCGCGCCAGTAATCGATGTCCACCAGGTAGACCGGGAACGGCTTGATCTTCTTCGTCTGGATGAGCGTAAGCGCTTCGAACAGTTCGTCGATCGTCCCGAAGCCGCCGGGAAACACCACGAAGGCCGTCGAATACTTGACCAGCATCACCTTCCGAACGAAGAAGTACTTGAACGACAGAGAGTCGCTCTGGTACGGATTCGGTTCCTGCTCGTGAGGAAGGGTGACGTTCAGGCCGATCGAACGTCCGCCCGCCTCGAAGGCGCCCTTGTTGGCAGCCTCCATGATCCCTGGCCCGCCACCGGTGATCACCGTGTAGCCGCGTTCCGCCAGTTCCTGAGCGAGCCTCTCTGCCTGCTCGTAGACGGTGCTGTCGGAACGAAGTCGCGCCGAGCCGAAGATGGTGACTGCCTTGTCGACGTCACTCATCTCCTCGAAGCCCTGCACGAACTCGCCCATGATGCGGAACATCCGCCAGGAGTCCTCCGCAAGGGCATCGATGACGTACTGCTTCTCGGGATACTCCATGCGGCATGGTACCGCGCCCTCTCGCTCGGGGAGCTAGCGGATAGCCGTTCGGGTGACCTCCAGCAGCCTGCTCAGGTCGGGCTCGAGCAGATCGGGTCGGGCGCCCGCGAGGGTGGCCTCGTCGTGCGTTCCCCAGGTGACCGCGTAGGTAGCGGCTCCCGCCGCTCTGCCGGCCTCGATGTCCGCGGTCGTGTCCCCGACCATCCACGCGGGGCTCCCTCCCACCGCTGCGGCAGCGCGCAGAACCACGTCGGGGGCAGGCTTGTGGGGGAAATCGTCGGTCCCCTGAACGTGGTCGAGGTAGGACGCGATCCCTGTCGCCTCGACCAGAGCCAGGGCCATCTCCGTTCTCTTGGTCGTCGCCACCGCCAGCCGGTTACCGCGCCGGCGCAGCTCGGTGAGCACATCGGCCACGCCCGGGAAGATGCGGCTGTTGCGGGTGAAATTCTTGGGGTAGTGGCGCCGGTAGGAGGCAGAGAGGGCGGCCACCCGAGCAGCGGGCGCGAAGCGGGCGTACATCTCGTCGAGTGGCCGGCCTATGAGCGCTTTCACCGCCTCCTCCTCCGGCTGATCGAGGCCCAGTTCCCCGAACGCCTGCCGGAAGCTCACGACGATGTCGGTCAACGAGTCGACCAGCGTGCCGTCGAGGTCGAAGACGATGACCGGCGCCCGTTCGAGTGGCTCAGACACGGAGGTAGGCAACGGTGACGCCGTGGCCCCCTTCGTACGGCACGGCGTCCTCGAAACGTTCGACCCGCTTCTCGTCCCTGAGATAGTTGCGGACGGCGTCGCGCAACGCCCCGGTCCCTTTGCCGTGGAGGATCCGCACCTTATCGACCTTCATCGCATGCGCTTCGAGGATCAGCTCCCGCACCTGCTCGATCCCCTCCTCGACCCTCGCTCCCCGGATGTTGAGCTCTCGCTCGATGCTGCTGCCCGGCTGCTGCGTCGGCACCGCCACGGGCTTCGGTCGCGGGGCCTCGAGCAGCCTCACCTCGCGGCGCGGAACCTCGACCTTGAGCAGGCCGAGTTGCACCACTACGTCGTCACCCCGAACTTCGACGATGGGCCCCTCCGCTTCGTAGCTCTCCACCCGAACGAGCGTGCCGGGCACCCAGCGGGGCCCCGATGCCTCCTGCTCACTCTTGCGGAGCCGCTCACGGGCGCCGCGCCGCAACTCCCTGATCTCCTCGAGCGCCCTGGGCCTCTGTCCCGGATCGCTGGTGGCGGTTCGTTTGAGTTCCTTCGCTCGCTGCAGCGTGTCCTGCAGCATCTCCTCTGCCCGTTCGGCTGCGGCCGCCATGACCTCGTCCTCGCGGGCGCGCAGCCTGTCGATCTGGGCTCGCAGCACCTCCGCCTCGCCGACCGCAGTATCTCGGGCCGTCCTTGCCTCGTCGAGCTCCCGCCTCAGCGCCTCACGTTGCTCCTCCAGCTCTTCGAGCAGCGCTTCCAGTCTCTCCCCTTCCGGACCCAGGAGGCGCGAGGCACGGTCGAGGAGCTCCTCCCCTAGTCCCAGCCGCCTGGCGATGGCCAAGGCGTACGACCGCCCCGGCTGACCCACGGTGAGCCGGTAGGAGGGCTGCAGCCGGTCCACGTCGAACCGCATGGCGGCGTTCAGTATCCCTTCGGTTCTGGAGGCGAACACCTTGAGGGGAGCGAGGTGGGTGGTGATCAATCCTCTGGCGCCGGAGGCGAGGACACGCTCCAGGATCGCCTGGGACAGCGCGGCCCCTTCGTCGGGATCGGTCCCCGAGCCGAGTTCGTCGATGAGCACGAGCACCCGCTCGTGGGCCTCGTCGACGATCCGCCGCAAGTTGGTGAGGTGCCCCGCGTAGGTCGAGAGGCTGGCCTCGATGCTCTGCTCGTCGCCGATGTCGACCAGGAGCTTCTCGAGGCGGGGCAGCAGCGGCGGGTTCTCTCCCGAAGCCGCCACGAAGAGGCCGCTGTGCGACATCAGAGCTGCCAGGCCGAGGGTCTTGATGAGTACCGTCTTGCCGCCGGCGTTGGGGCCCGTGACCACCAGCAGACGTCGCTCGTCGGTGAGCTCTATATCGTTGGGGACGCAATCCTCTATCAGCGGGTGACGCGCCGCCTGGAGCCGAACGCGGCCACCCTCATGCAGTTCGGGCCGGGCAAGCCTCCAGTCTCGCGCCAGGGCCGCGCTCGCCTGCACCAGGTCGAGCCTGGCGACCAGGTCGAGCGTTTCGTCGACTCCCGGCGCGTTCGCCAGCCGTCGGCCCAGCTCGATGAGGATGCGCCGCACCTCGTCGCGCTCCTCGAACTCGAGCAGCGCTAGCTCGTTGTTGAGCGGAACCACCGACTGCGGCTCGAGGAAGACCGTGGCGCCCGAGTCGCTCGTGTCGAGGGCGATGCCGGGCACCCGCGACTGCGAGGAGGACCTCACGGGGATCACGTAACGGTCGCGCCGGAGGGTGACGATCGGGTCCTGGATGTACTCCGAGTAGTGGTTGATGAGCTGCTGCAGTTTCTCACGTATGCGGTTGCGCAACGGGTTGAGCCGGCGTCTTATCTCACGCAGCTTCGGCGTCGCATCATCCCGGACGTTGCCGTCGGGGTCGAGCTGCTCGCGCACCAGACGCAGCACCCCGTCGAAGGAGCCCATGCGGGCAGCGAGTTCGGAGAGCCGGGGCCGGTTCGAGGCGAGGATCGCTCGCTTGGCGGTTGCTGCCGAGTCGAGGGTGTAGGCGATCTGGAGGAGTTCGCTCCCCTCGGCCATGCCGCCCTCGCGCAACCGCTCCAGGAGAGGCTCGATGTCCTCGATCCCGCCGAGAGAAAGGTCTCCGCCCTCCAGCACCTCCTCGGTACGCTCCAGAGAGCTCGCGACCTCCTCGGGATCGCCGGAGGGCGATAGCCCCTGGGCCAGGCGCGCCCCGAAGCGGGTCATGGTCCGATCGGCCAGGGCCCGGCGGACCCGCGGGAAGGCAAGCTTCTCCAGCGTGGTGGGAGCAACTATCACAGCAGGCGAGTATACCGGTCCGGGTCGAAGCGGCCGGGAGCGAGTGCGACCTCGGCACCGGCGCCGACGGACGCGACGGGGGTAGCATGAGCGGGCCGAAGGGTCGGCGTCATCGCGATGAAAGAATGGCAACGAACACTGATCATCTTGAGCGTCTCCCAGTTGCTCACCGCAATCGGGTTCTCGATGATCTTCCCCTTCCTACCGAACTTCGTGAACGCCCTGGGCTCGAGTACCGGCACCAGCCTCGTGTTCTGGGCGGGCGCGGTTTTCAGCGCGCAGGCGCTCACCATGATGGTCGCATCCCCACTATGGGGAGCGCTGGCCGATCGCTGGGGCAGGAAGCCGATGGTCGTGCGGGCGATGTTCGGCGGCGCCGTGATCATCCTGCTGATGGGCTTCGCCCGCAGCGCCGAAGAGCTGACCCTGCTGAGGGCGGTACAGGGCCTCATCACCGGGACCGGAGCGGCGGCCAACGCCCTCATCGCGTCGATCACCCCTCGTGAGCGTTCCGGCTACGCGATGGGGGTACTGCAGACTGCCCTCTGGAGCGGCGTCGCCGTCGGACCGGTACTGGGAGGAATCCTGGCCGACCTCTACGGCTTCAGGGTGGCGTTCGTCGTCACCGCGGTCCTGCTGACCATCGGCGGGTTCCTCGTTACCTTCGGCGTTCACGAGGAGTTCGAACCGGCCCAGCGTTCCGGCAAGGGCGTGCTGGGGGACTGGGGATCGATCCTGGCAACGCACGGCGTGGCCGTCGCCTACGCAACTCGCTTCACCGCCACGCTGGGACGCGGCCTGCTGGTACCGGTACTGCCACTTTTCATCCCGCTGATAATGGTCGGTTCCGAAGGCGTGAGCACGGTGATCGGGCTGGTGATCGGCATCTCGTCGGCGACCGGTACCCTCAGTGCTATCTACCTCGGGAACCTGGGCGACCGCATCGGTCACAAGCGGGTGCTCGTCTGGTCGGCTCTCGTCGCCGCCCTCGCCTACATCCCCATGTCCCTGGTACACCACCCATGGCAGCTGTTGGTGTTGAACGCACTGAGCGGAGCAGCCATCGGCGGAGTGATGCCCTCGATCTCGGCGCTCCTGACGGGTTACAGCACTCAGAGTAACGTGGGCAGCGCCTTCGGCCTCGACAATTCGGTCATGTCGGCATCGCGAGCGGTCGCGCCGCTGGTCGGGGTGGGGGTGGCGAGCCTCTTCGGC
Encoded proteins:
- a CDS encoding TIGR00730 family Rossman fold protein, giving the protein MEYPEKQYVIDALAEDSWRMFRIMGEFVQGFEEMSDVDKAVTIFGSARLRSDSTVYEQAERLAQELAERGYTVITGGGPGIMEAANKGAFEAGGRSIGLNVTLPHEQEPNPYQSDSLSFKYFFVRKVMLVKYSTAFVVFPGGFGTIDELFEALTLIQTKKIKPFPVYLVDIDYWRGLLQWINGTLLREGAVSEADLGLFKVVDDVSSIPNEIEGYYAESGHAGFEVPH
- a CDS encoding HAD-IA family hydrolase; this encodes MSEPLERAPVIVFDLDGTLVDSLTDIVVSFRQAFGELGLDQPEEEAVKALIGRPLDEMYARFAPAARVAALSASYRRHYPKNFTRNSRIFPGVADVLTELRRRGNRLAVATTKRTEMALALVEATGIASYLDHVQGTDDFPHKPAPDVVLRAAAAVGGSPAWMVGDTTADIEAGRAAGAATYAVTWGTHDEATLAGARPDLLEPDLSRLLEVTRTAIR
- a CDS encoding endonuclease MutS2, with amino-acid sequence MIVAPTTLEKLAFPRVRRALADRTMTRFGARLAQGLSPSGDPEEVASSLERTEEVLEGGDLSLGGIEDIEPLLERLREGGMAEGSELLQIAYTLDSAATAKRAILASNRPRLSELAARMGSFDGVLRLVREQLDPDGNVRDDATPKLREIRRRLNPLRNRIREKLQQLINHYSEYIQDPIVTLRRDRYVIPVRSSSQSRVPGIALDTSDSGATVFLEPQSVVPLNNELALLEFEERDEVRRILIELGRRLANAPGVDETLDLVARLDLVQASAALARDWRLARPELHEGGRVRLQAARHPLIEDCVPNDIELTDERRLLVVTGPNAGGKTVLIKTLGLAALMSHSGLFVAASGENPPLLPRLEKLLVDIGDEQSIEASLSTYAGHLTNLRRIVDEAHERVLVLIDELGSGTDPDEGAALSQAILERVLASGARGLITTHLAPLKVFASRTEGILNAAMRFDVDRLQPSYRLTVGQPGRSYALAIARRLGLGEELLDRASRLLGPEGERLEALLEELEEQREALRRELDEARTARDTAVGEAEVLRAQIDRLRAREDEVMAAAAERAEEMLQDTLQRAKELKRTATSDPGQRPRALEEIRELRRGARERLRKSEQEASGPRWVPGTLVRVESYEAEGPIVEVRGDDVVVQLGLLKVEVPRREVRLLEAPRPKPVAVPTQQPGSSIERELNIRGARVEEGIEQVRELILEAHAMKVDKVRILHGKGTGALRDAVRNYLRDEKRVERFEDAVPYEGGHGVTVAYLRV
- a CDS encoding MFS transporter, which codes for MSVSQLLTAIGFSMIFPFLPNFVNALGSSTGTSLVFWAGAVFSAQALTMMVASPLWGALADRWGRKPMVVRAMFGGAVIILLMGFARSAEELTLLRAVQGLITGTGAAANALIASITPRERSGYAMGVLQTALWSGVAVGPVLGGILADLYGFRVAFVVTAVLLTIGGFLVTFGVHEEFEPAQRSGKGVLGDWGSILATHGVAVAYATRFTATLGRGLLVPVLPLFIPLIMVGSEGVSTVIGLVIGISSATGTLSAIYLGNLGDRIGHKRVLVWSALVAALAYIPMSLVHHPWQLLVLNALSGAAIGGVMPSISALLTGYSTQSNVGSAFGLDNSVMSASRAVAPLVGVGVASLFGYRSAFIAGSIIYLLTLIVGATWLPRTRERRREAEAVSSATRERAH